The DNA sequence GCCAGGCCGATGTGTTCATCGCCGGCCGCCTGTTCGACCCGCACTGGCTCGGCATCTACACCACCAGCCTGTTCCTCACCCAGATCCTGGTCCAGAAGTTCATCCCCGCGCTGAACGAGGTCGCCTTCTCCGCCTATTCCCGGATGCAGCATGACGCGGCGGGCGCGACCACCGCCTTCGCCAAGTCGGTGCGGCTGATCATGGTCGCGGCGATGCCCTTCTATCTCGGGCTTGCCGCCACCGCCGAGCCGCTGGTGCATGTCGCGCTCGGCGCGAAGTGGCTCGAGGCGGCGCCGATCGTGCAGATCCTCGCGCTCGCCATGCCGTTCATGACGCTGCAGATCCTGTTCGCGCCCGCCACCGACGCGCGCGGCCGGCCGGGAATCGGCGCACAGGTTTCGGCGACCGGCGCGGTGCTGCTGCCCGCCGCCTTCCTGATCGGGGTGCATTGGGGGGTGAAGGGCCTCGCGCTCACCTGGGTCGCGGTGTGGCCGGTATTCCTCGCGATCACCGCGGCGCGCAGCCTGCCGGTGATCGGGCTATCCTGGCGTGACTGGCTCGCGGCGACCGCGCCGCCGGTCACCGCCGCTGCGGCGATGGGACTGGTCGTCGTACTGATCGACCGCGCGTTGCCGCCGCTCGCCCCCCTGCCCCATCTCCTGGTGCTGACCGCGGCGGGCGCGGCGATCTACGGCGCGTGGCTGTGGTTCTTCTCGCGCGAGACAGTCGACGACGCGATCAGGATGATCCGGCGCTAGCTTATTGGCGGCACCTACGCCGACTGGATATAGGCGCGCATCTGCGCGGCCTCGGCCTCGATCCGTTCGATCCGGTACTTCACCAGGTCGCCGATCGACACAAAGCCGAGCAGTTGCCCATCCTCCACCACGGGCAGGTGCCGGATCCGCCGTGCAGTCATCAGCGACAGCGCAGCGAGCACCGGCTGCGCGCGCGTGACGGTGATCGCCGGCGCGGTCATCACGTTGCGCACCTGGTTATCGAGCGCCCCGGCGCCCTCGCGCTGGAGACAGTGGATCACGTCGCGCTCGGAAAAGATGCCCGCGACCGCGCCGCCCTCGATCACCGGCACCGCACCGATTCGCTTCTCGGACAGCAGCGTCACCGCCTCGCGCACGGTGGTGTCGCCGCTCACCGTGATGACATCCTGCCCCTTGCCGCTCAGGATCGCCGCGATCGTCATCGCCAGTCTCCTTCTCCTGTTTTAGGCGGTTGAGAATCCCACGTTTCGCCCCCAATTGAAAGGGCATGAAACCCGATCTCGACAATCCGGACTATGCCCGCCTCGCCTGGGGCCGCTATCGCCGCATCTTCGGCATCGTCGCGGTGGTCGCCTTGCTCTCCGCGGTCGTCGCGGTGGTCGCGCTCTACATCTCGATTGGCGAGTTCCAGCTCCACGCATCGATCGCGATGGCGATCGGCATCGGGCTCTCGGTCCTGCTCGGCGGCGCGCTGATGGGTCTGATCTTCATGAGCTCGGGGACGGGTCATGACGAGCGCTCTCGCGACGCCACCGAGCGCAGGGAACCCTAGCGCGGCGCGCTGAGCGTATAGCGCAATGTCGCGCTGCCGTTTGCCGGCACGGTCACCGCCCAGAGGCTGCGCCCGTCCTTCTTGCCGAGCCTGGCGGAGGCCTTGCGCACGCGATCGTCGCCGATCTCGAAATCGCCCTCGAAGCGAATCGCGAAGGGATTGGCGTTGCGCACCACCGCCTCGAACTGCCGCCCCTTGGGTTCGTTCTTCACGTTACGCAGCTCGAGCGTGACGTTGCTCGCCTCCTGGAACTTGATCTCGACATCCTCGCCGACCGCCTTGTCGTCGGTCGCGGATTCGCCGATCAGCAGCTCGCGCTTGCCGTGCCGCTCGAACAGCGCGACCGGGCCGGCGGGCAGCGGCAGCCCTAGTCCCTTGTCCGCCTTGTTCACCGCGCGCAGCTCGATCCGCGGTGTCGTCGCCTGATCGGGATAGAAATCGGCGACATAGACGATTCGCACCGGCACTGCGTCCTTGGCGAGCAGCGCCACCTGTTTCTGCGACTTGGCCGCGACCGTGGTCGGCTCGGGCACGCGATAGGCCTTGAGGTCGCCGAGATCCTCCTGGACGACCTTGCGCATCCGCGATCCGGTGACGACGATCGCCTCGGCTCGCATCGCCATCGGCGCCGGCGGGGGCGGCGGGGGCGGCGGCGCGAAATCGACAATGCCCTGCACGCTCACCGGCTCCTTGAGGTAGCATCGGAACTCGAACGTATCGGCCGCCTCATAGGGATTCGACGTCCGCCCCGTGGTGCGGTTGACCTTGCCCGCCACGACCATCGTCTGCGCATCGGCGAAGCTCGTCATATCGGTGCTCGCCAGCGTCACCCAGGCGAACAGATCGGCGGCCGCCGCGCCCGGGTGCAGCGTCGCGACATAATTGGCCTGCCAGTCGAACCCCCAGGCGAGATAGGACAGCGTCACCGTCGCGGTCCCGCCCTGCGGCGATTCGGTCTCGACCGACAAAGTGGGCTTGGCCGAAAGCCCGGCCGGCACCCCGTCATAGGCGATCGCATCCTCGGTCGGGCCGCAGTTGAGCACCTCGAACCCGCGCGCGGTCTCGACGATCGCCGACCCTTCCGGTCCCGAGCGGATCACCGCGCGCTCCTCGACCGTCTTGCCGTCGCGGGTGCGGCGCAGCGTCACCGGCCGCGCATAGCCGCGACTGTAGAGGCTCGCGGCCGAGAGCAATTCGCCGTCGAGATTCTTCTCGCGCACCCCGGCGGGCAGGCCGGTGACGATCGCGCTCTCGGGCAGGATGCCCGACGCCACGCCCTCGAACCGGATCACCGCACGCCCCGCGGGAATCGTGATCGTTCGCGTCTCGGTGATCAGCGCATAGCCGCCGAGCCAGCCAAGATTGATCTTCGTATCCGCGTCACGATTAGGCGCGCGATAGACGGTGACCGCGACCGAATCGGGTGCTGCGGACGTCTGCACGCTCTGCGCCTGCGCGCCGCCCGCGCCCGCCAGCATGGCAAGCGTCAGCAGCGATATGCGCAGCCGCCGCACGGGCGGCGCTCAGTACCGGGTTTCGAAGGTGGCGGTGACGCTCGCCTCGCCATTGGCGGGCACGCTCACCTTCCACAGCGTCTCGTCGGCGTCGACGCGCTCGCTCTTCAGGCTCTCGCTGAGGATGCGGGTGTCCTTCCACCAGCTGTCGAGCCCGCCCTGCGACAGCTCGACCGTCACCGCCTCGGGCCGCGCGTTGGTGAGCGTATAGGCCATCGTGGTGCGCCACTTGAAGTCGTCCAGCCGCTCGCGCGCCTGCACCACCACCTTGACCTTCACGTCGAACGCCTCGCCGGTCTTGATCCCTAGGCGCGAGCCCATCGGGGTGTGGCCGATATTGTTCTCGCCGATGAACTGCGGGGCGCCGCGCGCGTCGCGCATATAGATGCGCACCGTGCCCGCGGGCAGCGCGTCGCCGAGCCCGCCTTCCTTCGACGAGGAGAAGCGCAGCACGGTGTCGACGCTGCGCGCCTGGTCCTGCCGGCCGAGCCAGGGGTTGCGAAAGGCATAGACCCGCGCCGCCGGCGCGCCCGCGACGTTGAGGAAGCTCACCTGCTTCTGCTGGCGCTGCGCGATCGTGATCCGGCCGGGAATCGGATAGACATAGAAGTCGCCGAGCTGCTCGCGGCCGGCGGTCTCGGTGCCCGCCTGCTCGAGCGAGCCGCGGCGCGGCGCGCCGTAGCGAGGCCCGCCGCGCTCGCCGCTGTTGCCGACCACCCCGGCGACGAGCAATGTGCTGGCATTGGCATAGGTGGTGCCGCTGTTGTTGGTCAGCGTCAGCCAGCCCTGGACGTCGATCTTGCCCGCCTTCTCGTCGAACAGCGCGACATAGTCCGATTTCCAGCTCATGCCGGAGGTCAGGTAGGAGAGCGTCGCCGGCCGTGGCCCGGCGGCTTCGGCGTCAAGCGTCACCGACAGCGTCGGGCGCGCGCGCAAGGACGGCGGGAGCGACGGGAAGACCACACGGTCCTTCTCGTTCAGCACCTCGATCCGGCCGCCGATCTCGACCACCGCGCCGTTATTATAAGCGAGCACCTTGGCGGGCATGCTCTTGCCCTCGCGCACGACGGTGACGTTCTGCCCCACTGCCTTTTCCATCAGCGCTTCGGGGGTGAGCAGGTCGAAGTCGAAATTCTGCTCGACGATCGCCGCGCCCGGCGCGGACAGCGTCACCGTCTCCGGCCGGATCTGCGCCGCGACGTCGGGAAAATCCTGTTTCGATTTCCCCGCGGGCAGCCGCAGCTCGCGCTTGTCCTGCACCAACGCGAGATTGTTGTTGTAGATGGTGACCGCGACCTCGCCCTGGGCCGAGGGCGTCTCGACAATCTGCGCGAACGCGGTTCCGGGAAGCACGGCGCCGGCCGCCGCAAGAGCCCCTGCAAGAATTGGCTTCAGACGCCGCATCGCACTCCCCCTACCGATATGTGCGGCCAGCATCGTCACCGCGCGATCCGTGTCAACGGTCAAAGCGGCGCCAACGAAAAAGGCCAGCCCGCGGGTAGCGGACCGGCCTCGATTCTCGTTCGGGCGAAAGCTCACTCCGCCGCGGCGGGCTCCTCGTCCTTCTTCACGCGGCGGCGGCGCGGCTTGGCCTCGACCACCACCTCGCCCTCGACGCCGAGCGCGGGCGGAAGCACCGCGGCGATGCCGGGCAGCTCGTCCATGTCCTCGGCCTCTTCGCGGCGCGGACGGCCGCGACGGCGGCGGCCTTCCTCGCGCATCTCGTCGTCGCGCGGAGCCTCGTCCTCGTTGGCGGCGACAGGCTGGTCGACCTCGCCGTCATAGCCATTGGCCGGGCGGTCGCGGCGCGCATCACGCTGACCTTCACGGTCGCGGCGCGGCTCACGCTGCGGTTCGCGCTGACCGTCGCGGTCGCGGCGGCCCTCGCGGCGCTCGAAGCGCTGCGGCTCGCCCCCCTCCTCACTGGCGTCGCCGGCATCGCCCTCATTCGCGCGCATGCCCTCGCTGCCATCGTCGAGATCATCGTCATCGCCGTCGAAATCGTCGCGGTTGCGGCGCTGGCGATCCTGCTCCTCGAAGCGCGAGCGGCTCTCGGCCAGCACGCGAAAATAGTGATCGGCGAACTGGAGGTAATATTCGGTGTTGACGCGGTCGCCCTGCATCTGCGCGTCACGCGCCAGATTCTTGTACTTCTCGAGCAACTGGGCGGCGTTGCCGCGCGCGCGGTTGTCGATGCGGTTGCCATTGCCCTGATTGGGGTTGCCACCCTGCTGGCGCTGGCCACCACGGCCACGCCGGCGGCCGTTGTTCGCCTGACGATTGTTCATCAACGTCTGTGTGTCCTGTCCTTACTCAATCCGCCATCGATCATCAGCGATCCCGGATGCGTGTTATCCCGCCCGCCGCGCCGGAACTGGCCCGGAGCGGCGCCCCGCATGGCTGCCGGACATTCAGCAGCGTACATGCCTTGGATTGGGTCGGCGTGCCTTTTCAACGATTTAGGTCGAAAGTGCCTTCCCCGGGGTCATCTTTAGCCCGTGGGGCACCAATCTCCAAGCACTATATTGGTATCGGGAGGCGATAGTTCAACTTGCCGTGACGACGCGATCGCGCCCGCCCAGGTCCTTGCGAATCGCCGGTGTCAGCCCCGCGTCGCGGACCAGCGCCGAGACCACTTCGCCCTGCGTCCAGCCAATCTCCAGCACCGCGATCCCGCCCGGCGCGAGCAGCCGCGGCAGGTCGGGCACGATGCGGCGATAGGCGTCGAGCCCGTCCGCGCCGGCGAACAGGGCGGTGGCGGGTTCGTGGTCGCGTACTTCGGGAGCCAGCTCTTCCTGGGTACCGATATAGGGTGGGTTGCAGAGAATGAGGTCGAACTGTCCGTCGAGGCCGTTGGCCCAGTCGCCCAGCTCGAACCGCGCGCGGCCCGTCATGTCGAGCATGGTGGCATTGGTGCGCGCATATTCGAGCGCCTCGGGCGACGCATCGATCCCCAGCCCACTGGCTTCCGGCCACTCTGAGAGCGCGGCCAGCAACAAAGTACCCGGCCCGGTGCCAAGGTCGAGCACCCGCCGCGGCCCATCGGTCCCCGCGAAATGCGCTACCGCCGCCTCGATCAGCGTCTCGCTGTCTGCGCGCGGCACCAGCACACCGGGGCCCACACGCAGCTCGATCGTCCAGAACCCCCGGCTGCCGAGGATATAAGCCATCGGCTTATGCGCGATCCGCTCCTCGACCAGCGCCGAATACTGGAACGGCTCGGGTTCGTTCAATCGCGACAGCAGCATCGTCTCGCGGGACACGCCCAAGGCAGCGGCCATCAGCAGCTCGGCATCGAGCCGCGGCGTGTCCGATGGAATGCGCGCGGCCGCCGCGGCGATCGCCGCGCGGACCGTCACGAATCGAGCGCCGCCAGCCGCTCCGCTTCGTCCTCCGCGACCAGCGCGCCGATCAACTCGTCCATCTCGCCTTCGAGGATCTCGGGCAGGCGATGCAGCGTCAGGTTGATGCGGTGATCGGTCACCCGCCCCTGCGGGAAATTATAGGTGCGGATTCGCTCCGAACGGTCGCCCGATCCCACCATCGACTTGCGCGCGCCCGAGCGCTCGCTCGCCAGCCGCTCGCGCTCGAGCTCGTAGAGCCGCGTGCGCAGCACCTGCATCGCCTTGTCGCGATTCTTGTGCTGCGAGCGCTGGTCCTGCTGGATCACGACCAGCCCGGTCGGGATATGCGTCAGCCGCACCGCCGAATCGGTGGTGTTGACGTGCTGCCCGCCCGCGCCCGACGAGCGGTAGATGTCGACGCGCAGATCCTCGTTGCGAATCTCGACATCGACCTCCTCCGCCTCGGGCAGCACCGCCACAGTCGCTGCGGACGTATGGATGCGCCCGCCGCTCTCGGTCACCGGCACGCGCTGCACGCGGTGCACGCCGCTCTCGAACTTGAGCTTGGCGAACACGCCCTTGCCCGCGACGCTGGCGACGACTTCCTTGAAGCCCCCGGCCTCCGACGTGCTGGCGGCGATCATCTCGACCTTCCACCCCAGCCGCTCGGCATAGCGGGTGTACATGCGCAGCAGGTCGCCCGCGAACAGCGCCGCCTCGTCGCCGCCGGTGCCGGCGCGGATCTCGAGCATCGCCGCGCGCTCGTCGGCCGCGTCGCGCGGGAGAAGCGACAGCGCGAGCGCATGCTCGGCCTTCGCCAGCGCGTCCTCATTCTCGCGCAGTTCCTCGCTCGCCATCGCGCGCAGCTCGGGATCACCGTCGCGGCTCATCTCGGCGAGGCTCGCCGCCTCCTCGCGCAGCCGCCGCACCTCGCCCGCCGCCGCGGCGACCGGTTCGAGCTCGGCATATTCCTTGGAGACGGCGACAAAACGGTCCGACGGCAGGTCGCCGGTCGCCATCATCGCCTGCAGCTCATCGCGCCGCGCCTCGATCGCGGCGATCTTGTCGGGCGAGATGCGGGTCACGACGAAGCGCTCGCTACGTCGCCCCGGGTCTGACCCGGGGTCCAGCTGTCTAGCCCGGCCGCGAAAAAGCGGGACCCCGACTCAAGGCCGGGCCGACGGAGGTTCGGAAGGATCACAGCGGGTCAACAATCTTGCCTGATGGCAGCGTCCAGAAGACGCCGCTCTTCTGCGGCATCCGCTGGCTCAACGGAGGCCGATCGTCAGGCGCGGAATCGTCCCAGAGAAAATCCCAAAGCGTTTGCGGAACCAGCTTTGCCAGTAGCTTCTCCTGCTCTCCGCTCGCCAGATCCTTGATCGTAAAGAGACCGGATTGGATCTCCTCCTCGCCGACGAGAACCGCATATCGCGCGCCGCCTTCGGAGGCTTTCGACAGCCGCTTCTTCAAATTCCCTCGAAAACCCATGTCGGCGACGACCCCGGCACGACGCAAGCTCGCTACAACACGCAGACAATGCGCCATCGCAGCCTCGCCCATCGGGATCACGGCGACGTCAATCGTTTCGACCTCCGGCGCCTCGATCAACATCCCCAGCCGCTCAATCCCAGCGGCCCAGCCCACGCCCGGCGTCTCGGATCCACCGAGATTGCCGATCAGCCCGTCATAGCGCCCGCCCGCCAGCACCGTGCCCTGCGCGCCGAGCCGGTCGGTCACGAACTCGAACGCAGTGTGGCGGTAATAGTCGAGCCCGCGCACCAGCCGCGCATTGCGGGTCCAGGCGACGCCAGCCGCATCCAGCCCCTTGGTCACCGCCTCGAAGAACGCCCCCGCCTCGCTGGTCAGGAACGCGTCGATATCCGGCGCCGCATCCGCCACCGGCCGGTCGCGCGGGTCCTTCGAGTCCAGGATTCGCATCGGGTTCTTCTCGAGCCGGGTCAGGCTGTCCTCGGACAGCTCGCCGCGATGCTTCTCGAAATGCGCCACCAGCGCGCCACGCCACGCCTCGCGCGTCTCCGCGTCGCCCAGCGTGTTGAGCTGAAGCGTCACGCCCTCGGCGATCCCCAGCTCGCGCAGCAGCTGGTCGGCAAAGGTCAGCAGCTCGACATCCGCCGCAGGCTCGGCCGCGCCGATGATCTCGGCGTCGATCTGGTGGAACTGGCGGTAGCGCCCCTTTTGCGGCCGCTCGTAGCGGAACACCGGCCCGTGCGTGGTCAGCTTCAAAGGCGCGTACTGCTGCCACCCCTCGGTGATATAGGCGCGGCAGATGCCCGCGGTGAACTCGGGCCGCAGCGTCAGCAGATCATCGCCGCGGTCTGGGAAGGTGTACATCTCCTTGGAGACGACGTCCGAGGTCTCGCCCATGCTGCGCGCGAACACGTTGGTCGCCTCGAACACCGGCACCTGCACCTGCTGGAAGCAATAGAGCCGCCGCACATGCTCGAACGCTTCGACGACGCGCGCGAAGCGGCGCTGCTCCTCGCCGAAGATGTCCTGCGTGCCGCGCACGCGCTTGGGGGTCTCGATCCGTGCCATTTGGGCGGGCTATCTATTGGCAGAGGGGGCGGAACGCCAGAGGCGGTTTCGCGGTGCAGCCCGTTGGACTATAGGCGCCGGGATGAAGTCCGCGCCCAAAACCTATCACGTCAAGTCCTTCGGCTGCCAGATGAACGTCTATGACGGCGAGCGCATGGCCGAGCTGATGGCCGCGCAGGGCATGACCGCCGCCGCCGATGCCGAGAGCGCCGACCTCGTCGTGCTCAACACCTGCCACATCCGCGAGAAGGCGACCGAGAAGGTCTATTCGGACATCGGCCGCTTGCGGAAGAATGCGCGCCAGGGCGAGCGCGATGCGCCGATGATCGCGGTCGCCGGCTGCGTCGCGCAGGCCGAGGGCGAGGAGATCGTGCGGCGGGCCAAAGTCGATGTCGTGGTCGGGCCGCAGGCCTATCACAACCTTCCCGCGCTCGTCGCGCAGGCCGCATCGGGCGCGAGCGCGGTCGACACCGACATGCCGATCGCGAGCAAGTTCGGCGCGCTCCCCGCCCGCCGCCGCGTGCCGCCCTCGGCCTTCCTCACCGTGCAGGAAGGGTGCGACAAGTTCTGCACCTATTGCGTCGTGCCCTATACCCGCGGCGCCGAAGTCAGCCGCCCGTTCGACGCGATCCTCGACGAGGCGAAGGCGCTGGTCGATGCCGGCGCGCGCGAGATCACTCTGCTCGGCCAGAACGTCAATGCGTGGGACGACGATGCCGGCACCGGCCTGCACGGCCTGATCCGCGCGCTCGACGGAATCGAGGGACTGCACCGCATCCGCTACACCACCAGCCACCCCAACGACATGAAGGAAGGCCTGATCCGCGCCCATGTCGAGGTGGAGAAGCTGATGCCCTTCCTCCACCTCCCCGTGCAGGCGGGCAACGATCGCGTCTTGAAAGCAATGAACCGCAGCCACAGCCGCGATTCGTACCTGCGCATCCTCGATCGCGTCCGCGAGGCGCGGCCCGACATCGCCCTGTCGGGGGACTTCATCGTCGGCTTCCCCGGCGAGACCGAGGACGAGTTCCGCGACACGCTGAGCCTGGTCGACGCGGTCGGCTATGCCCAGTGCTTCAGCTTCAAATACTCGCCCCGCCCCGGCACCCCGGCGGCGGAGATGGACGGCGCCGTCCCCGCCGAAGTGATGGACGATCGTCTCCAGCGCCTGCAGGATGCTCTCAACCGCGACCAGGCCGCGTTCAACGCGGCAACCGTGGGCAAGAGCTGCACCGTCCTGATCGAGCGCAACGGCAAATTAGCAGGCCAGATGCTCGGCAAGTCGCCTTGGCTGCAATCGATCCATCTGATGACCGACGCGCAGGTCGGCGATCTGGTCGAGGTCGAGATCGTCCAGGCCGGCCCCAATTCGCTCGCGGGCGTGGCGAAGGTGAAGGCGGCAGCCTAGGCGACGGAGCGGAGTTCCGCAGCGTCCGGCTGGCCGAGCGGGCCCGCACCGAAGCGCGTCGAGCACCCTTCATAATCGCCGAGCACCGGCTCGCCGCCTTGCTGACCGCCTTCGAGCCACGCCACCTTGGCGCGGGTATAGTCGATCATCGCGCCCAGTTGCGCGGCCTTCTCCTCGAGCCGGGCGAGTTGCGCCTGCATCAGCTCGAGGCTGCGCGCGGCGGTCATGCCGGCATTATATTCCGCCGCCAGCGTCGCGATCTCGCGCAGGGTGAAGCCCAGCCCCTGCGCCATGCGGATGGCGCGCGCCACTTCCAGATGCTCGGCGGTGAAGAGCTGGTACGGGTTCGATCCGCCCTTCACCCCCGTCCCGGGCGCGAGCAATCCCTTGCGGATATAGAAGCGGACGGTGTCGACGCTCAGCCCCGCCCGCTTCGCGAATTCGGAGATCAGCATTCCAAACACCCTTGACCATGGACTATGGTCCACACTTATATGGTCGGACTCCAGAGATCAATTGGAGTGCCGCATGCAGAAAATCGCTCTCGTCACCGGCGCCTCGGCCGGGATCGGCGAAGCCACCGTCAAGCGCCTGATCCAGGACGGCTGGAAGGTCTATGCCGCCGCCCGCCGCCTCGACCGGATGGAGCCGCTCCGCTGCCTCGGCGCCGAGCTGATCCATCTCGACCTGACCGACGACGCATCGATCGTCGCCGCGATCGAGACGATCCGCGCCGCCGCCGGCCGCCTCGACCTGCTCGTCAACAATGCCGGCTATGGCAGCTATGGCGCGATCGAGGACGTGCCGATGGAGGAGGCGCGGCGGCAGACCGAGGTCAATCTGTTCGGCCTCGCGCGGCTGTGCCAGCTGACGACGCCGCTGATGCGCGCGCAGCAAACGGGCACGATCGTCAACGTCACCTCGATCGGCGGCAAGTCCGGCGAGCCGTTCGGGGGCTGGTACCACGCGACGAAGTTCGCGGTGGAGGGCC is a window from the Sphingomonas sp. BT-65 genome containing:
- a CDS encoding oxidoreductase; protein product: MQKIALVTGASAGIGEATVKRLIQDGWKVYAAARRLDRMEPLRCLGAELIHLDLTDDASIVAAIETIRAAAGRLDLLVNNAGYGSYGAIEDVPMEEARRQTEVNLFGLARLCQLTTPLMRAQQTGTIVNVTSIGGKSGEPFGGWYHATKFAVEGLSDCLRMELRPFGIRVVVIEPGAIRTEWQGIAGQSLVERSGKSAYAPWALKHAALLGSVEGSSLASPPEVVANTIAKAATARRPRIRYATGGGAQFFLFLVRWLPDRWLDALMWRLSQSGRIG
- a CDS encoding DUF4139 domain-containing protein, whose amino-acid sequence is MRRLKPILAGALAAAGAVLPGTAFAQIVETPSAQGEVAVTIYNNNLALVQDKRELRLPAGKSKQDFPDVAAQIRPETVTLSAPGAAIVEQNFDFDLLTPEALMEKAVGQNVTVVREGKSMPAKVLAYNNGAVVEIGGRIEVLNEKDRVVFPSLPPSLRARPTLSVTLDAEAAGPRPATLSYLTSGMSWKSDYVALFDEKAGKIDVQGWLTLTNNSGTTYANASTLLVAGVVGNSGERGGPRYGAPRRGSLEQAGTETAGREQLGDFYVYPIPGRITIAQRQQKQVSFLNVAGAPAARVYAFRNPWLGRQDQARSVDTVLRFSSSKEGGLGDALPAGTVRIYMRDARGAPQFIGENNIGHTPMGSRLGIKTGEAFDVKVKVVVQARERLDDFKWRTTMAYTLTNARPEAVTVELSQGGLDSWWKDTRILSESLKSERVDADETLWKVSVPANGEASVTATFETRY
- the miaB gene encoding tRNA (N6-isopentenyl adenosine(37)-C2)-methylthiotransferase MiaB, with protein sequence MGAGMKSAPKTYHVKSFGCQMNVYDGERMAELMAAQGMTAAADAESADLVVLNTCHIREKATEKVYSDIGRLRKNARQGERDAPMIAVAGCVAQAEGEEIVRRAKVDVVVGPQAYHNLPALVAQAASGASAVDTDMPIASKFGALPARRRVPPSAFLTVQEGCDKFCTYCVVPYTRGAEVSRPFDAILDEAKALVDAGAREITLLGQNVNAWDDDAGTGLHGLIRALDGIEGLHRIRYTTSHPNDMKEGLIRAHVEVEKLMPFLHLPVQAGNDRVLKAMNRSHSRDSYLRILDRVREARPDIALSGDFIVGFPGETEDEFRDTLSLVDAVGYAQCFSFKYSPRPGTPAAEMDGAVPAEVMDDRLQRLQDALNRDQAAFNAATVGKSCTVLIERNGKLAGQMLGKSPWLQSIHLMTDAQVGDLVEVEIVQAGPNSLAGVAKVKAAA
- the prfA gene encoding peptide chain release factor 1, which codes for MTRISPDKIAAIEARRDELQAMMATGDLPSDRFVAVSKEYAELEPVAAAAGEVRRLREEAASLAEMSRDGDPELRAMASEELRENEDALAKAEHALALSLLPRDAADERAAMLEIRAGTGGDEAALFAGDLLRMYTRYAERLGWKVEMIAASTSEAGGFKEVVASVAGKGVFAKLKFESGVHRVQRVPVTESGGRIHTSAATVAVLPEAEEVDVEIRNEDLRVDIYRSSGAGGQHVNTTDSAVRLTHIPTGLVVIQQDQRSQHKNRDKAMQVLRTRLYELERERLASERSGARKSMVGSGDRSERIRTYNFPQGRVTDHRINLTLHRLPEILEGEMDELIGALVAEDEAERLAALDS
- a CDS encoding CBS domain-containing protein, whose translation is MTIAAILSGKGQDVITVSGDTTVREAVTLLSEKRIGAVPVIEGGAVAGIFSERDVIHCLQREGAGALDNQVRNVMTAPAITVTRAQPVLAALSLMTARRIRHLPVVEDGQLLGFVSIGDLVKYRIERIEAEAAQMRAYIQSA
- a CDS encoding MerR family transcriptional regulator, whose translation is MLISEFAKRAGLSVDTVRFYIRKGLLAPGTGVKGGSNPYQLFTAEHLEVARAIRMAQGLGFTLREIATLAAEYNAGMTAARSLELMQAQLARLEEKAAQLGAMIDYTRAKVAWLEGGQQGGEPVLGDYEGCSTRFGAGPLGQPDAAELRSVA
- the prmC gene encoding peptide chain release factor N(5)-glutamine methyltransferase, whose protein sequence is MTVRAAIAAAAARIPSDTPRLDAELLMAAALGVSRETMLLSRLNEPEPFQYSALVEERIAHKPMAYILGSRGFWTIELRVGPGVLVPRADSETLIEAAVAHFAGTDGPRRVLDLGTGPGTLLLAALSEWPEASGLGIDASPEALEYARTNATMLDMTGRARFELGDWANGLDGQFDLILCNPPYIGTQEELAPEVRDHEPATALFAGADGLDAYRRIVPDLPRLLAPGGIAVLEIGWTQGEVVSALVRDAGLTPAIRKDLGGRDRVVTAS
- the hisS gene encoding histidine--tRNA ligase, which produces MARIETPKRVRGTQDIFGEEQRRFARVVEAFEHVRRLYCFQQVQVPVFEATNVFARSMGETSDVVSKEMYTFPDRGDDLLTLRPEFTAGICRAYITEGWQQYAPLKLTTHGPVFRYERPQKGRYRQFHQIDAEIIGAAEPAADVELLTFADQLLRELGIAEGVTLQLNTLGDAETREAWRGALVAHFEKHRGELSEDSLTRLEKNPMRILDSKDPRDRPVADAAPDIDAFLTSEAGAFFEAVTKGLDAAGVAWTRNARLVRGLDYYRHTAFEFVTDRLGAQGTVLAGGRYDGLIGNLGGSETPGVGWAAGIERLGMLIEAPEVETIDVAVIPMGEAAMAHCLRVVASLRRAGVVADMGFRGNLKKRLSKASEGGARYAVLVGEEEIQSGLFTIKDLASGEQEKLLAKLVPQTLWDFLWDDSAPDDRPPLSQRMPQKSGVFWTLPSGKIVDPL
- a CDS encoding DUF4167 domain-containing protein, giving the protein MNNRQANNGRRRGRGGQRQQGGNPNQGNGNRIDNRARGNAAQLLEKYKNLARDAQMQGDRVNTEYYLQFADHYFRVLAESRSRFEEQDRQRRNRDDFDGDDDDLDDGSEGMRANEGDAGDASEEGGEPQRFERREGRRDRDGQREPQREPRRDREGQRDARRDRPANGYDGEVDQPVAANEDEAPRDDEMREEGRRRRGRPRREEAEDMDELPGIAAVLPPALGVEGEVVVEAKPRRRRVKKDEEPAAAE
- a CDS encoding DUF4139 domain-containing protein; its protein translation is MRRLRISLLTLAMLAGAGGAQAQSVQTSAAPDSVAVTVYRAPNRDADTKINLGWLGGYALITETRTITIPAGRAVIRFEGVASGILPESAIVTGLPAGVREKNLDGELLSAASLYSRGYARPVTLRRTRDGKTVEERAVIRSGPEGSAIVETARGFEVLNCGPTEDAIAYDGVPAGLSAKPTLSVETESPQGGTATVTLSYLAWGFDWQANYVATLHPGAAAADLFAWVTLASTDMTSFADAQTMVVAGKVNRTTGRTSNPYEAADTFEFRCYLKEPVSVQGIVDFAPPPPPPPPAPMAMRAEAIVVTGSRMRKVVQEDLGDLKAYRVPEPTTVAAKSQKQVALLAKDAVPVRIVYVADFYPDQATTPRIELRAVNKADKGLGLPLPAGPVALFERHGKRELLIGESATDDKAVGEDVEIKFQEASNVTLELRNVKNEPKGRQFEAVVRNANPFAIRFEGDFEIGDDRVRKASARLGKKDGRSLWAVTVPANGSATLRYTLSAPR
- a CDS encoding lipopolysaccharide biosynthesis protein, whose product is MTETAADSPNQGGESLRNQVRSAVIWRSGTQILGQIIAWASTFLVIRMLDPTDYGLFAMTQVVLVLLNMLNGYGLASAIIQKPDVDDRAIRQLFGMLLLLNLGLGAAQFLMAPLAAAYYRQEIVADLLRVQALLYVATPFIAFPYALLARAMDFRKQAQVNLISATAGALAALGGAYAGMGVWTLVLAPLVLFGTRAIGMTWAARSLMWPSFDFRGAGAIAKFGGLMAAGQLFWFVQSQADVFIAGRLFDPHWLGIYTTSLFLTQILVQKFIPALNEVAFSAYSRMQHDAAGATTAFAKSVRLIMVAAMPFYLGLAATAEPLVHVALGAKWLEAAPIVQILALAMPFMTLQILFAPATDARGRPGIGAQVSATGAVLLPAAFLIGVHWGVKGLALTWVAVWPVFLAITAARSLPVIGLSWRDWLAATAPPVTAAAAMGLVVVLIDRALPPLAPLPHLLVLTAAGAAIYGAWLWFFSRETVDDAIRMIRR